One segment of Ricinus communis isolate WT05 ecotype wild-type chromosome 8, ASM1957865v1, whole genome shotgun sequence DNA contains the following:
- the LOC8280256 gene encoding magnesium transporter MRS2-1 encodes MADLKERLLPPKPASAINLRDASYRASASGRQPFQGIDVLGLKKRGQGLRSWIRVDLSGNSQVIEVDKFTMMRRCDLPARDLRLLDPLFVYPSTILGREKAIVVNLEQIRCIITADEVLLLNSLDSYVLQYVVELQRRLTAPGVGEVWQSEGPELNRRRSRNFDRNFDNVFGNPSPDYLPFEFRALEVALEAACTFLDSQAAELEIEAYPLLDELTSKISTLNLERVRRLKSRLVALTRRVQKVRDEIEQLMDDDGDMAEMYLTEKKGRMESSFYGDQSLMGFRSNDGGISLSAPVSPVSSPPDSRRLEKSLSIARSRHESMKSSESATESIEQLEMLLEAYFVVIDSTLNKLTSLKEYIDDTEDFINIQLDNVRNQLIQFELLLTTATFVVAIFGVVAGIFGMNFAIPMFDDPRAFKWVLIITGVAGITIFCAFVWFFKYRRLMPL; translated from the exons ATGGCGGATCTCAAAGAGCGTCTGCTCCCACCAAAACCTGCATCAGCTATAAATCTTAGAGATGCATCTTATAGAGCATCAGCATCTGGACGTCAACCTTTTCAAGGGATAGATGTTTTGGGATTGAAGAAGCGTGGCCAAGGATTGCGGTCTTGGATTCGCGTTGATTTATCTGGAAATTCACAGGTCATTGAAGTTGACAAGTTCACTATGATGCGTCGTTGTGATCTACCTGCTCGTGATCTTCGGTTGCTTGATCCTCTGTTTGTTTACCCCTCAACAATTCTTGGTAGAGAGAAGGCTATAGTTGTAAATTTGGAGCAGATTCGGTGCATTATTACAGCTGATGAGGTTCTGCTCCTAAATTCTCTTGATAGCTATGTGTTGCAGTATGTGGTGGAGCTACAACGACGGTTGACAGCACCTGGAGTAGGTGAGGTTTGGCAGTCAGAAGGTCCTGAGTTGAATAGAAGGAGAAGCAGGAATTTTGACAGGAATTTCGACAATGTATTTGGGAACCCATCCCCTGATTATTTGCCCTTTGAGTTTAGGGCTCTTGAAGTTGCTTTGGAAGCTGCCTGTACATTCCTTGATTCTCAG GCAGCAGAACTAGAGATTGAAGCATACCCATTGTTAGATGAACTGACATCAAAGATTAGTACATTAAACTTGGAACGTGTGCGGCGATTGAAAAGCAGACTTGTTGCCTTGACCCGGAGAGTTCAGAAG GTCAGGGATGAGATAGAGCAGCTAATGGACGATGATGGAGATATGGCTGAAATGTATCTCACTGAAAAGAAAGGGCGCATGGAATCATCATTCTATGGAGATCAGTCTTTAATGGGATTCAGATCAAATGATGGTGGGATATCTCTTTCTGCCCCAGTTTCTCCTGTTTCCTCACCACCTGATTCCCGGAGGCTTGAGAAAAGCCTGAGTATTGCAAGGAGTCGGCATGAGAGCATGAAGAGTTCAGAAAGTGCTACAGAGAGTATAGAGCAGTTGGAGATGTTGCTGGAAGCATATTTTGTTGTCATAGACAGCACCCTGAACAAGCTGACATCG TTGAAGGAGTACATTGATGACACAGAGGACTTCATCAACATTCAGCTG GATAATGTCCGAAATCAACTTATCCAATTTGAGCTTCTACTCACAACAGCAACATTTGTTGTTGCCATCTTTGGGGTGGTAGCAGGTATCTTTGGCATGAACTTTGCTATACCAATGTTCGATGACCCAAGAGCATTTAAGTGGGTCCTCATTATTACTGGAGTGGCCGGAATCACCATATTTTGCGCATTTGTATGGTTCTTCAAGTACAGAAGACTTATGCCATTGTAG
- the LOC8280255 gene encoding uncharacterized protein LOC8280255 encodes MGSEAKGNGSNGSGGGFKSKMEHFLYSGDKKHVMAGIAIITVIFGVPWYLMNRGTKHQSHQDYLEKADKARSERLSSGST; translated from the exons atgggAAGTGAAGCAAAAGGCAATGGGAGTAATGGATCAGGAGGAGGATTCAAGTCCAAGATGGAGCATTTTTTATACAGTGGAGACAAGAAGCATGTAATGGCTGGGATTGCTATTATCACTGTCATTTTTGGTGTTCCTTGGTATCTTATGAACAGag GAACAAAGCATCAGTCCCATCAAGATTACTTGGAAAAAGCTGATAAAGCACGGAGTGAAAGACTTTCCTCTGGTTCGACGTGA
- the LOC8280257 gene encoding chaperone protein dnaJ 8, chloroplastic, whose product MATASVGMIGGNGCAGSSSSWFQIKNRKKKNQMARDRVKFFCVSSSSAVMDPYKTLRIQPGASESEVKKAFRQLALQYHPDVCRGSNCGVQFSRINEAYDIVMSSLRGEADESHVFESSYEPYDQGVDEPMRGMDDPDWDMWEEWMGWEGAGIRDYTSHINPYI is encoded by the exons ATGGCAACTGCATCTGTTGGTATGATTGGAGGAAACGGCTGTGCTGGGTCTTCATCTTCTTGGTTCCAGATCAAGaataggaagaagaagaatcaaaTGGCGAGAGATAGAGTCAAGTTTTTCTgcgtttcttcttcttctgctgtTATGGATCCTTACAAGACTCTCAGGATTCAACCTGGTGCCTCTGAATCCGAAGTCAAGAAAGCCTTTAGGCAGCTTGCTTTGCAG TATCATCCAGATGTATGCAGAGGAAGCAATTGCGGAGTGCAGTTTAGTCGGATTAATGAAGCCTATGAT ATTGTGATGAGCAGTTTGAGAGGAGAAGCAGATGAATCGCACGTGTTTGAGTCATCATATGAACCCTATGATCAAGGAGTCGATGAGCCAATGAGGGGAATGGACGACCCTGATTGGGACATGTGGGAAGAGTGGATGGGATGGGAAGGAGCTGGAATTAGAGACTACACATCCCATATTAATCCTTACATTTGA